One region of Glycine max cultivar Williams 82 chromosome 9, Glycine_max_v4.0, whole genome shotgun sequence genomic DNA includes:
- the LOC100812836 gene encoding probable polygalacturonase encodes MGWNYLFPLGTISAVGTYNTITDKSDVYSFWVVLIELISSMPVVLAARERDETSLILTAFAAGQAATFKMFEAIKRQPDIDAYDTDGRLLDDISGDIELKKVCFSYTSRPDKQILNGFSISIPSGTTAALVGQSGNEEIEAAAELANVAKFIDKFLHGLDTMVGKHIRTSTNLRGAMGYIAPEWLRNAPITAKVDKYSFGAKECTLLSILDFLLQVVGVIFTVLLLGLQGVRVVECRVANGLDCFEYPAISCRKHSAVLTDFGGVGDGKTSNTKAFQYAISNLSHYASDGGALLVVPPGKWLTGSFNLTSHFTLFLQKEATILGSQDESEWPTLPVLPSYGRGRDAPDGRFSSLIFGTNLTDVVITGYNGTIDGQGSYWWDKFHKGELKLTRPYMIEIMFSDHIQISNLTLIDSPSWFVHPIYSSDIIIQGLTILAPVDSPNTDGINPDSCSNTRIEDCYIVSGDDCVAIKSGWDESGIKFGMPSQHIIIRRLECVSPDSAMIALGSEMSGGIRDVRAEELTALNTQSAVRIKTAVGRGAYVRDIFVKGMNLNTMKYVFWMTGSYGSHPNTDFDPKALPNITGINYRDVIADNVTYSARLEGIANDPFTGICISNVTIHSGKKKPQWNCTDIEGVTSNVYPKPCELLPLKEKIECPYPDDKLPIESVQLKTCSFKSVSFF; translated from the exons ACATCTCTAATCTTAACTGCATTCGCTGCAGGACAAGCTGCTACCTTTAAAATGTTTGAAGCGATTAAGAGGCAGCCTGATATTGATGCTTATGACACTGATGGTCGACTGCTAGATGATATTTCTGGAGATATAGAGCTTAAGAAGGTCTGCTTTAGTTATACTTCTAGACCTGATAAGCAAATACTCAAtggattttcaatttcaataccAAGTGGCACTACTGCAGCTTTGGTAGGGCAAAGTGGAA ATGAAGAAATCGAAGCTGCAGCTGAACTTGCTAATGTTGCTAAGTTCATAGATAAATTTCTCCAT GGACTTGACACAATGGTTGGCAAGCATATTAGAACAAGCACTAATTTAAGAGGGGCAATGGGATACATTGCACCCGAATGGCTAAGGAATGCACCAATAACTGCCAAAGTTGACAAATATAGTTTTGGGGCTAAGGAATGCACCCTGCTTTCGAT acttgattttcttctacaGGTTGTTGGGGTTATCTTCACAGTTTTGTTATTGGGATTACAAGGAGTTAGGGTTGTTGAATGCAGAGTAGCCAATGGATTGGACTGTTTTGAGTACCCTGCTATCAGCTGCAGAAAACACAGTGCAGTTTTGACTGATTTTGGTGGTGTTGGTGATGGAAAAACATCTAACACCAAAGCTTTTCAATATGCAATTAGCAATCTCAGCCATTATGCATCTGATGGTGGAGCTCTACTTGTTGTGCCACCAGGGAAATGGCTAACAGGAAGCTTCAATCTCACAAGCCACTTCACACTTTTTCTCCAAAAGGAAGCTACCATTCTTGGATCTCAG GATGAATCAGAGTGGCCCACCCTTCCTGTGCTACCATCATATGGCAGAGGAAGGGATGCTCCTGATGGAAGGTTTAGTAGTCTCATTTTTGGAACTAACCTCACTGATGTAGTAATCACTG GTTACAATGGAACAATTGATGGACAAGGGTCTTATTGGTGGGACAAGTTCCACAAGGGTGAATTGAAACTCACCAGGCCTTACATGATTGAGATTATGTTCTCTGATCACATCCAGATATCAAATCTCACTTTGATCGATTCTCCATCTTGGTTTGTCCATCCAATTTACAGCAG TGACATTATAATTCAAGGGTTGACCATTCTTGCCCCAGTTGACTCTCCCAACACTGATGGAATAAATCCag ATTCTTGTTCCAACACTAGGATTGAAGATTGCTACATTGTCTCCGGTGATGATTGTGTAGCAATAAAAAGTGGTTGGGATGAGTCTGGAATCAAATTTGGAATGCCAAGCCAACACATAATAATCAGAAGGCTTGAATGTGTGTCCCCAGATAGTGCCATGATTGCCTTAGGAAGTGAAATGTCTGGTGGAATCCGAGATGTTAGAGCTGAAGAACTCACAGCTCTCAACACTCAATCAGCAGTTAGAATCAAAACTGCAGTTGGTAGAGGAGCTTATGTGAGGGACATATTTGTCAAAGGAATGAACTTAAACACCATGAAGTATGTGTTTTGGATGACAGGTTCTTATGGCTCACACCCTAACACCGATTTTGATCCCAAAGCACTTCCCAACATTACAGGAATAAACTACAGAGATGTCATTGCAGATAATGTCACATATTCAGCAAGACTTGAAGGGATTGCTAATGATCCTTTTACGGGAATCTGTATTTCTAATGTGACTATCCATAGTGGAAAAAAGAAACCGCAATGGAATTGCACTGACATTGAGGGGGTTACAAGCAATGTCTATCCTAAGCCTTGTGAGTTGCTGCCTCTGAAAGAGAAAATTGAGTGTCCTTATCCAGATGACAAATTGCCCATTGAAAGTGTGCAGCTGAAGACTTGTTCCTTTAAAAGTGTCTCATTCTTCTGA